From Zingiber officinale cultivar Zhangliang chromosome 5B, Zo_v1.1, whole genome shotgun sequence, the proteins below share one genomic window:
- the LOC121987272 gene encoding dehydration-responsive element-binding protein 1F-like codes for MDVDDCSSSSSSFSSSSSSSSFSSSSIRLPFTPSPKRKSGRKKFRETRHPVYHGVRSRGGGRKWVSEAREPGKKRRIWLGTFPTPEMAARAHDVAAIALRGAASAHLNFPDSAEALPRARSAAPEDVRRAAVEAANMMVDVDVVDRAPASLPGATWTAARPEVFVDEEAVFNLPGLMEDMARGLLVTPPAMHRAIDWETLEPEEDGYMAGDGISLWTVD; via the coding sequence ATGGACGTCGACGactgctcctcctcctcttcttctttttcctcctcctcctcctcctcctccttctcctcctcctccattcGGCTGCCTTTCACGCCTTCGCCGAAGCGAAAGTCCGGGCGGAAGAAGTTCCGGGAGACGCGCCACCCGGTGTACCACGGCGTGCGGTCGCGCGGAGGCGGCCGGAAGTGGGTGTCGGAGGCGCGGGAGCCGGGGAAGAAGAGACGAATCTGGCTCGGCACCTTCCCCACACCGGAAATGGCCGCCCGGGCCCACGACGTCGCCGCCATCGCCCTCCGCGGCGCCGCCTCCGCCCACCTCAACTTCCCCGATTCCGCCGAGGCGCTGCCCCGGGCGCGCTCCGCCGCCCCCGAGGACGTCCGCCGCGCAGCCGTCGAGGCTGCCAACATGATGGTCGACGTCGACGTGGTCGACCGCGCTCCGGCATCGTTGCCGGGAGCGACGTGGACAGCGGCTCGGCCGGAGGTGTTCGTGGACGAAGAGGCAGTGTTCAATCTCCCGGGGTTGATGGAGGACATGGCCAGGGGGCTTCTGGTGACGCCGCCGGCAATGCACAGGGCGATTGATTGGGAGACTCTCGAACCGGAGGAGGACGGTTACATGGCCGGCGACGGCATCTCCCTTTGGACCgttgattag